A single window of Alosa alosa isolate M-15738 ecotype Scorff River chromosome 11, AALO_Geno_1.1, whole genome shotgun sequence DNA harbors:
- the elmo3 gene encoding engulfment and cell motility protein 3 isoform X1 → MASRAFSSVPPCCTYWGRVKLPLNPELRKQSITLLNCKYTVHHNNIWIRYVNGLKHNKTIAIRMPQQKDIVKIAIQMPGAYPQLIQLDQKKPLSAVIKEVCDRWNLQGPDNYALQYADGVQTYITESNRLDIKNGSILRLTKAPSRCAEDLFKGIQSSDSGVRCDSLKQLASLSTDVTFAQEFINRDGHSLLVKIVEDHNESAVIMTHTLMGFMELMDHGIVSWENLSLIFIKKIASFVNAKALDASIQQVSLAILESMVQSSSSLFHHIMQEVTLERLILHLQVTNQQIQTKAMALLMALLQTAGEEKRRELFDFLAKKNLRQYIYKNIIHSSGPVGDEMAHYLYVLQSLSLNQLEPRMRTPLDSYSQDQREILHALRQAAFETESENSLSTERRRSLCAKEFKKLGFSNNSNPGQDLNRTPPGLLALDTMGYFASRNPDAFSRFVLENSSREDKHECPFARSSIQLTLILCEILRIGEPPSETGSHYHPVFFSQDRLLDELFCICIQLLNKTWKEMRATQEDFDKVMQVVREQITRTLSSKPTSLELFKNKVNALNYSEILKLRQTERLHQEETLAPPVLELKERLKPELLELIRQQRLHRLCHGTLFRKISSRRRQDKLWYCRLSPNHKMLHYGDVEEEAEMPSIEALQEKIPVADIKGLLTGKDCPHMKENKGKQTKEVLDLAFSITYDVEEYSLNFIASSRTDFCLWTDGLNVLLGRDMSSECMRSELEILLSMEIKLRLLDLENVPIPERAPAVPNPPSNFNFCYDFSQAEQ, encoded by the exons ATGGCAAGCCGAGCATTTTCTTCGGTCCCTCCCTGCTGCACTTATTGGGGGCGGGTAAAACTCCCACTCAACCCGGAACTGCGAAAACAATCAATTACTCTTCTAAATtgtaaatatactgtacatcacaacAATATTTGGATACGGTACGTTAACG GGCTCAAACATAATAAGACCATTGCCATCAGGATGCCTCAGCAGAAAGACATAGTGAAGATCGCGATTCAAATGCCAGGGGCCTACCCTCAACTTATTCAGTTGGACCAG AAAAAGCCCCTTAGTGCTGTCATTAAAGAAGTCTGTGATCG GTGGAATCTGCAGGGCCCAGACAACTATGCCCTTCAGTATGCAGACGGTGTCCAGACCTACATCACTGAGTCT AATCGTCTGGACATTAAGAATGGCAGCATTCTACGCTTGACCAAGGCCCCT agccgCTGTGCTGAAGACTTGTTTAAGGGCATACAGAGCTCAGACTCAGGAGTGCGCTGTGATTCGCTGAAGCAGCTGGCCTCCTTGTCAACGGACGTCACGTTTGCCCAGGAATTTATCAATCGTGATGGACACTCCCTGTTGGTGAAGATTGTGGAAGACCATAATGA GTCTGCTGTCATTATGACTCATACTCTGATGGGCTTCATGGAACTGATGGACCATGGGATTGTATCATGGGAGAACCTGTCCTTAATCTTCATAAAGAAG ATCGCCAGTTTTGTGAATGCGAAGGCGTTGGACGCGTCCATCCAACAGGTCTCACTGGCCATCCTGGAGAGCATGgtccagagcagcagcagcctcttCCACCACATCATGCAGGAGGTCACCCTGGAGAGGCTCATATTACACCTGCAGGT GACAAACCAGCAGATTCAGACAAAAGCCATGGCCCTGTTGATGGCATTGCTCCAAACAGCTGGGGAAGAAAAAAGACGG GAGCTGTTTGATTTCCTTGCTAAGAAAAACCTTCGCCAATACATTTACAAG AACATCATCCACAGCTCGGGTCCAGTGGGGGACGAAATGGCCCACTACCTGTATGTCCTGCAGTCCCTCTCCCTTAACCAGCTGGAGCCGCGCATGAGGACGCCTCTCGACTCCTACAGTCAG GATCAGAGGGAGATACTGCATGCCCTGAGACAGGCTGCATTCGAGACGGAGAGCGAGAACAGCTTGAGTACTGAGCGCCGGCGCTCCCTCTGTGCAAAGGAGTTTAAAAAGCTGGGCTTTTCT AACAATAGCAACCCAGGGCAGGATCTGAACCGCACACCTCCAGGTCTCCTGGCTTTGGACACTATGGGCTACTTTGCCTCCCGCAATCCTGACGCTTTCAGCAGG TTTGTTCTGGAGAACAGCAGTCGGGAGGACAAGCACGAGTGTCCATTTGCCCGCAGCAGTATCCAGCTCACACTTATCCTCTGCGAAATCTTACGCATTGGAGAACCAC CGTCTGAGACGGGCTCGCACTACCACCCGGTCTTCTTCTCCCAGGACCGGCTGCTGGATGAACTCTTCTGCATCTGCATCCAGCTGCTCAACAAAACCTGGAAGGAGATGCGGGCCACCCAGGAGGACTTTGATAAG GTTATGCAAGTTGTACGAGAGCAAATTACAAGGACTCTGTCCAGTAAGCCTACCTCTCTGGAGCTGTTTAAGAATAAAGTGAATGCGCTCAACTACAGTGAGATCCTTAAGCTGCGTCAGACCGAGCGACTGCACCAGGAGGAGACTCTTGCTCCCCCTGTCCT TGAGCTGAAGGAGCGTCTGAAACCTGAACTCTTGGAGCTGATCCGCCAGCAGAGACTCCACCGCCTTTGCCACGGCACACTGTTCCGCAAGATCAGCAGCCGCCGGAGACAGG acaAATTGTGGTACTGCCGCCTCTCACCCAATCACAAAATGCTTCACTATGGTGATGTGGAGGAAGAAGCAGAGATGCCTTCTATTGAGGCACTTCAGGAGAAGA TTCCTGTGGCTGACATCAAAGGTTTGCTGACCGGGAAGGACTGTCCTCACATGAAGGAGAACAAAGGCAAACAGACAAAG GAAGTGCTGGATCTTGCATTCAGCATAACATACGACGTAGAGGAGTATAGCCTGAATTTCATCGCCTCATCCAGGACAGAT TTCTGCCTGTGGACAGACGGCTTGAATGTGCTCCTGGGCCGCGACATGAGCAGCGAGTGCATGCGCAGTGAACTGGAGATCCTCCTGTCCATGGAGATCAAGCTGCGCCTCCTGGACCTGGAGAATGTGCCCATCCCCGAACGCGCCCCGGCCGTCCCCAACCCCCCGAGCAACTTCAACTTCTGCTACGACTTCAGCCAGGCTGAGCAGTAG
- the elmo3 gene encoding engulfment and cell motility protein 3 isoform X3 → MEVMQVVREQITRTLSSKPTSLELFKNKVNALNYSEILKLRQTERLHQEETLAPPVLELKERLKPELLELIRQQRLHRLCHGTLFRKISSRRRQDKLWYCRLSPNHKMLHYGDVEEEAEMPSIEALQEKIPVADIKGLLTGKDCPHMKENKGKQTKEVLDLAFSITYDVEEYSLNFIASSRTDFCLWTDGLNVLLGRDMSSECMRSELEILLSMEIKLRLLDLENVPIPERAPAVPNPPSNFNFCYDFSQAEQ, encoded by the exons ATGGAG GTTATGCAAGTTGTACGAGAGCAAATTACAAGGACTCTGTCCAGTAAGCCTACCTCTCTGGAGCTGTTTAAGAATAAAGTGAATGCGCTCAACTACAGTGAGATCCTTAAGCTGCGTCAGACCGAGCGACTGCACCAGGAGGAGACTCTTGCTCCCCCTGTCCT TGAGCTGAAGGAGCGTCTGAAACCTGAACTCTTGGAGCTGATCCGCCAGCAGAGACTCCACCGCCTTTGCCACGGCACACTGTTCCGCAAGATCAGCAGCCGCCGGAGACAGG acaAATTGTGGTACTGCCGCCTCTCACCCAATCACAAAATGCTTCACTATGGTGATGTGGAGGAAGAAGCAGAGATGCCTTCTATTGAGGCACTTCAGGAGAAGA TTCCTGTGGCTGACATCAAAGGTTTGCTGACCGGGAAGGACTGTCCTCACATGAAGGAGAACAAAGGCAAACAGACAAAG GAAGTGCTGGATCTTGCATTCAGCATAACATACGACGTAGAGGAGTATAGCCTGAATTTCATCGCCTCATCCAGGACAGAT TTCTGCCTGTGGACAGACGGCTTGAATGTGCTCCTGGGCCGCGACATGAGCAGCGAGTGCATGCGCAGTGAACTGGAGATCCTCCTGTCCATGGAGATCAAGCTGCGCCTCCTGGACCTGGAGAATGTGCCCATCCCCGAACGCGCCCCGGCCGTCCCCAACCCCCCGAGCAACTTCAACTTCTGCTACGACTTCAGCCAGGCTGAGCAGTAG
- the elmo3 gene encoding engulfment and cell motility protein 3 isoform X2: protein MPQQKDIVKIAIQMPGAYPQLIQLDQKKPLSAVIKEVCDRWNLQGPDNYALQYADGVQTYITESNRLDIKNGSILRLTKAPSRCAEDLFKGIQSSDSGVRCDSLKQLASLSTDVTFAQEFINRDGHSLLVKIVEDHNESAVIMTHTLMGFMELMDHGIVSWENLSLIFIKKIASFVNAKALDASIQQVSLAILESMVQSSSSLFHHIMQEVTLERLILHLQVTNQQIQTKAMALLMALLQTAGEEKRRELFDFLAKKNLRQYIYKNIIHSSGPVGDEMAHYLYVLQSLSLNQLEPRMRTPLDSYSQDQREILHALRQAAFETESENSLSTERRRSLCAKEFKKLGFSNNSNPGQDLNRTPPGLLALDTMGYFASRNPDAFSRFVLENSSREDKHECPFARSSIQLTLILCEILRIGEPPSETGSHYHPVFFSQDRLLDELFCICIQLLNKTWKEMRATQEDFDKVMQVVREQITRTLSSKPTSLELFKNKVNALNYSEILKLRQTERLHQEETLAPPVLELKERLKPELLELIRQQRLHRLCHGTLFRKISSRRRQDKLWYCRLSPNHKMLHYGDVEEEAEMPSIEALQEKIPVADIKGLLTGKDCPHMKENKGKQTKEVLDLAFSITYDVEEYSLNFIASSRTDFCLWTDGLNVLLGRDMSSECMRSELEILLSMEIKLRLLDLENVPIPERAPAVPNPPSNFNFCYDFSQAEQ, encoded by the exons ATGCCTCAGCAGAAAGACATAGTGAAGATCGCGATTCAAATGCCAGGGGCCTACCCTCAACTTATTCAGTTGGACCAG AAAAAGCCCCTTAGTGCTGTCATTAAAGAAGTCTGTGATCG GTGGAATCTGCAGGGCCCAGACAACTATGCCCTTCAGTATGCAGACGGTGTCCAGACCTACATCACTGAGTCT AATCGTCTGGACATTAAGAATGGCAGCATTCTACGCTTGACCAAGGCCCCT agccgCTGTGCTGAAGACTTGTTTAAGGGCATACAGAGCTCAGACTCAGGAGTGCGCTGTGATTCGCTGAAGCAGCTGGCCTCCTTGTCAACGGACGTCACGTTTGCCCAGGAATTTATCAATCGTGATGGACACTCCCTGTTGGTGAAGATTGTGGAAGACCATAATGA GTCTGCTGTCATTATGACTCATACTCTGATGGGCTTCATGGAACTGATGGACCATGGGATTGTATCATGGGAGAACCTGTCCTTAATCTTCATAAAGAAG ATCGCCAGTTTTGTGAATGCGAAGGCGTTGGACGCGTCCATCCAACAGGTCTCACTGGCCATCCTGGAGAGCATGgtccagagcagcagcagcctcttCCACCACATCATGCAGGAGGTCACCCTGGAGAGGCTCATATTACACCTGCAGGT GACAAACCAGCAGATTCAGACAAAAGCCATGGCCCTGTTGATGGCATTGCTCCAAACAGCTGGGGAAGAAAAAAGACGG GAGCTGTTTGATTTCCTTGCTAAGAAAAACCTTCGCCAATACATTTACAAG AACATCATCCACAGCTCGGGTCCAGTGGGGGACGAAATGGCCCACTACCTGTATGTCCTGCAGTCCCTCTCCCTTAACCAGCTGGAGCCGCGCATGAGGACGCCTCTCGACTCCTACAGTCAG GATCAGAGGGAGATACTGCATGCCCTGAGACAGGCTGCATTCGAGACGGAGAGCGAGAACAGCTTGAGTACTGAGCGCCGGCGCTCCCTCTGTGCAAAGGAGTTTAAAAAGCTGGGCTTTTCT AACAATAGCAACCCAGGGCAGGATCTGAACCGCACACCTCCAGGTCTCCTGGCTTTGGACACTATGGGCTACTTTGCCTCCCGCAATCCTGACGCTTTCAGCAGG TTTGTTCTGGAGAACAGCAGTCGGGAGGACAAGCACGAGTGTCCATTTGCCCGCAGCAGTATCCAGCTCACACTTATCCTCTGCGAAATCTTACGCATTGGAGAACCAC CGTCTGAGACGGGCTCGCACTACCACCCGGTCTTCTTCTCCCAGGACCGGCTGCTGGATGAACTCTTCTGCATCTGCATCCAGCTGCTCAACAAAACCTGGAAGGAGATGCGGGCCACCCAGGAGGACTTTGATAAG GTTATGCAAGTTGTACGAGAGCAAATTACAAGGACTCTGTCCAGTAAGCCTACCTCTCTGGAGCTGTTTAAGAATAAAGTGAATGCGCTCAACTACAGTGAGATCCTTAAGCTGCGTCAGACCGAGCGACTGCACCAGGAGGAGACTCTTGCTCCCCCTGTCCT TGAGCTGAAGGAGCGTCTGAAACCTGAACTCTTGGAGCTGATCCGCCAGCAGAGACTCCACCGCCTTTGCCACGGCACACTGTTCCGCAAGATCAGCAGCCGCCGGAGACAGG acaAATTGTGGTACTGCCGCCTCTCACCCAATCACAAAATGCTTCACTATGGTGATGTGGAGGAAGAAGCAGAGATGCCTTCTATTGAGGCACTTCAGGAGAAGA TTCCTGTGGCTGACATCAAAGGTTTGCTGACCGGGAAGGACTGTCCTCACATGAAGGAGAACAAAGGCAAACAGACAAAG GAAGTGCTGGATCTTGCATTCAGCATAACATACGACGTAGAGGAGTATAGCCTGAATTTCATCGCCTCATCCAGGACAGAT TTCTGCCTGTGGACAGACGGCTTGAATGTGCTCCTGGGCCGCGACATGAGCAGCGAGTGCATGCGCAGTGAACTGGAGATCCTCCTGTCCATGGAGATCAAGCTGCGCCTCCTGGACCTGGAGAATGTGCCCATCCCCGAACGCGCCCCGGCCGTCCCCAACCCCCCGAGCAACTTCAACTTCTGCTACGACTTCAGCCAGGCTGAGCAGTAG